Proteins from one Candidatus Binatia bacterium genomic window:
- a CDS encoding MmcQ/YjbR family DNA-binding protein, giving the protein MANWRDVRRVALALPGVTEEGTPTDKAAWIVNKKFFAWERPLRKSDLAALGAKAPTGPILGVRTADLEMKEVLLASNRGVYFTTPHFDGYPAVLIQLSKITSKELKDVIVEAWLARAGKRAVAAFLKDREKKR; this is encoded by the coding sequence ATGGCTAATTGGCGCGACGTCCGGCGGGTTGCGCTTGCTCTACCTGGCGTAACTGAAGAGGGCACCCCGACCGACAAAGCCGCCTGGATCGTCAACAAGAAATTCTTTGCGTGGGAGCGCCCGCTGCGCAAGTCGGATCTCGCAGCGCTGGGAGCGAAGGCGCCGACCGGACCGATCTTAGGCGTACGTACCGCAGATCTCGAGATGAAGGAGGTCTTGCTCGCGAGCAATCGCGGCGTTTACTTCACGACGCCGCACTTTGACGGTTATCCCGCAGTGCTGATACAGCTGAGCAAGATCACGTCGAAGGAACTCAAGGACGTGATCGTGGAGGCGTGGCTGGCGCGCGCCGGCAAGCGCGCGGTGGCCGCATTTCTCAAAGACCGCGAGAAGAAGCGATGA
- the ppdK gene encoding pyruvate, phosphate dikinase yields the protein MKYVYFFDEGGRLPAGASIRNLLGGKGAGLAEMSAAGLPVPSGFTITTDACLRFYEAGGKFPDGLQEQVDAALGELEKRAGKRFGSAENPLLVSVRSGARVSMPGMMDTILNLGLNDETVAGLARLTQNERFAWDAYRRFIMMFANVVLDIPKHEFEELIDDARKARGAKNDAELDAATWKALVDRFKAIVFEHTDKAFPQDVREQLRCAIVAVFDSWNSKRAVDYRRFNRIPDDWGTAVTVMEMVFGNMGEDSGTGVAFTRNPNTGERALFGEYLNNAQGEDVVAGIRTPEKIADLARRQPQVYAQFEQIAQRLERHYRDVQDLEFTVERGKLFMLQTRNAKRTAEAAVKIALDLVAEGLIDKRRAVGMVNAQALDQLFHARIDPDEKAGVVCKGLNASPGAAAGQVVFTADDAVAWKELGRKTILVRNETTPDDVHGMIAAEGILTAKGGATSHAAVVARGMGKPCVAGCDALQIDGRTKHASLDGKELKEGDWITIDGTTGNVALGELKLIRPPSRLPDRLATFLSWADELRRMQVWANADTPEDAARARDLGAQGIGLCRTEHMFMQPERLPIVHAMIMASDPAARQAALDKLLPFQRGDFIGILKAMDGLPVTIRLLDPPLHEFLPSLEQLLVETTELRLTKGVDSPEYRAKEAILRRVQQLHEQNPMLGLRVCRLGIVFPEIYEMQVRAIFEAACELKRRRADPRPDVMIPGVGTKEEMQTTRDAAKRVADAVLAEHGVTLPYRIGTMVELPRACTVADELAECAEFFSFGTNDLTQTTYGYSRDDAEASFIPVYLEKRILKEDPFQVLDRRGVGTLMRQAVELGRGARHGMKIGICGEHGGEPSSVAFCDGLGLDYVSCSPYRVPIARLAAAQAAIGSLS from the coding sequence GTGAAGTACGTCTACTTCTTCGACGAGGGAGGAAGGCTGCCGGCAGGCGCGTCGATCCGCAATCTGCTTGGGGGCAAGGGCGCGGGCCTCGCGGAGATGAGCGCAGCGGGCCTGCCCGTGCCCTCCGGCTTCACGATCACGACCGACGCGTGTCTGCGCTTCTACGAAGCCGGCGGCAAGTTCCCGGACGGCCTGCAGGAGCAGGTGGACGCGGCGCTGGGCGAGCTCGAAAAGCGCGCCGGCAAGCGTTTCGGTTCGGCCGAGAACCCGCTGCTCGTCTCCGTGCGCAGCGGCGCGCGCGTCTCGATGCCCGGCATGATGGACACGATCTTGAACCTCGGCCTCAACGACGAGACCGTCGCCGGGCTCGCGAGGCTCACCCAAAACGAGCGCTTCGCCTGGGACGCGTATCGCCGCTTCATCATGATGTTCGCCAACGTCGTGCTCGACATCCCCAAGCATGAGTTCGAAGAGCTCATCGACGACGCGCGTAAGGCGCGCGGTGCGAAGAACGACGCCGAGCTGGACGCCGCCACTTGGAAAGCACTCGTCGACCGGTTCAAAGCGATCGTATTCGAACACACTGACAAGGCGTTTCCGCAGGACGTCCGCGAGCAGCTGCGCTGCGCCATCGTGGCGGTGTTCGACTCGTGGAACTCCAAGCGCGCCGTGGACTACCGGCGCTTCAACCGCATCCCCGACGACTGGGGCACCGCCGTGACGGTGATGGAGATGGTATTCGGAAACATGGGCGAGGATTCCGGAACCGGCGTCGCCTTCACGCGCAATCCCAACACCGGCGAGCGCGCGCTGTTCGGCGAATACCTCAACAACGCGCAGGGCGAGGACGTCGTCGCAGGCATTCGTACGCCCGAGAAGATCGCGGACCTCGCGCGCCGGCAGCCGCAGGTATACGCGCAGTTCGAGCAGATCGCGCAGCGCCTGGAGCGCCACTATCGCGACGTGCAGGACCTCGAGTTTACTGTGGAACGCGGCAAGCTCTTCATGCTGCAGACGCGCAACGCGAAGCGCACCGCCGAGGCCGCCGTGAAGATCGCGCTCGATCTCGTGGCCGAGGGCCTGATCGATAAGCGCCGCGCCGTCGGAATGGTCAACGCGCAGGCGCTCGATCAGCTCTTTCACGCACGCATCGATCCGGACGAGAAAGCCGGCGTCGTGTGCAAGGGGCTCAACGCGTCGCCCGGCGCGGCCGCGGGCCAGGTCGTATTCACGGCGGACGACGCCGTCGCGTGGAAGGAGCTTGGACGCAAGACGATACTCGTGCGCAACGAGACCACTCCCGACGACGTCCACGGCATGATCGCCGCGGAAGGCATCCTCACCGCAAAGGGCGGCGCAACGTCGCACGCGGCGGTTGTCGCGCGCGGAATGGGCAAGCCGTGCGTGGCCGGATGCGATGCGCTGCAAATCGACGGCCGCACGAAGCACGCCAGCCTCGACGGCAAGGAGTTGAAAGAGGGCGACTGGATCACGATCGACGGCACGACCGGTAACGTCGCGCTCGGTGAGCTGAAACTGATCCGGCCGCCGAGCCGGCTGCCCGACCGGCTCGCAACATTCTTGTCGTGGGCCGACGAGCTGCGGCGCATGCAGGTGTGGGCGAACGCCGATACGCCCGAGGACGCGGCTCGCGCCCGCGACTTGGGCGCGCAGGGCATCGGCTTGTGCCGAACCGAGCACATGTTCATGCAGCCCGAGCGGCTGCCGATCGTCCATGCGATGATCATGGCCTCGGACCCAGCGGCGCGTCAGGCGGCGCTCGACAAGCTGCTGCCGTTCCAGCGCGGCGACTTCATCGGCATCTTGAAGGCGATGGACGGGCTGCCCGTCACGATCCGTCTGCTCGACCCGCCGCTGCACGAGTTTCTTCCGTCGCTCGAGCAGCTGCTCGTCGAGACGACGGAGCTGCGGCTGACCAAGGGGGTGGATTCGCCCGAATACCGCGCCAAAGAAGCGATCCTTCGCCGCGTGCAGCAGCTGCACGAGCAGAATCCCATGCTGGGGCTGCGGGTCTGCCGCCTCGGCATCGTCTTCCCGGAGATCTACGAGATGCAGGTGCGCGCGATCTTCGAGGCGGCGTGCGAGCTAAAGAGGCGGCGCGCCGACCCGCGTCCCGACGTCATGATTCCGGGCGTCGGCACGAAGGAGGAGATGCAAACGACGCGCGACGCGGCCAAGCGCGTCGCCGATGCGGTGCTCGCTGAGCACGGCGTGACGCTGCCCTACCGCATCGGCACGATGGTCGAGCTTCCGCGCGCCTGCACCGTTGCCGACGAGCTTGCCGAGTGCGCCGAGTTCTTCTCGTTCGGCACGAACGACCTCACGCAGACGACGTACGGCTACAGCCGCGACGACGCTGAGGCCTCGTTCATTCCCGTCTACCTCGAGAAACGGATTCTCAAGGAAGATCCGTTCCAGGTGCTCGACCGGCGCGGCGTCGGAACCCTAATGCGCCAGGCCGTCGAGCTCGGCCGAGGCGCGCGCCATGGGATGAAGATCGGCATCTGCGGCGAGCACGGTGGCGAGCCGAGTAGCGTGGCGTTCTGCGACGGACTGGGGCTCGATTACGTCTCGTGCTCGCCCTATCGCGTCCCGATCGCGCGCTTGGCCGCGGCGCAGGCGGCTATCGGCAGCCTAAGCTGA
- a CDS encoding glycosyltransferase family 9 protein produces MPEVSPSVLIIRLDGIGDALALAPLLAALRRRVIPVDVVARRSNAGVFAAAAARRIIVADFELRSSSAANLGRIDELGRSLRAHDYSHVLVATEDPGGYRLAGAVAAPTRIGFSNGWGKPFKSLWARRFLTATIYRSAGVDRRARHECDVLFGLGAPLIGEERPTKDASELRTLVLEREPQPDERVAVQITTKWERLDIPLEHVVELVRRLAASAELRLLSARAEAPYAERVAQATDAAIDYFDDLVEWKAAIGAAPALVAPDSGAMHVAGTVGTPVVGVFPPGRNFALQVDRWAPWAARHRIVGAGDCWPERAAGALADLLSV; encoded by the coding sequence ATGCCTGAGGTTTCACCGTCGGTACTGATCATCCGCCTCGACGGAATCGGCGATGCACTCGCTCTGGCGCCGTTGCTCGCGGCGCTGCGCCGCCGAGTAATTCCGGTCGACGTTGTCGCGCGGCGGTCCAACGCCGGCGTCTTCGCCGCAGCCGCCGCGAGACGCATCATAGTCGCCGATTTCGAGCTGCGATCGAGCTCCGCGGCGAACCTCGGCCGCATCGACGAGTTGGGGCGGTCGCTGCGCGCGCACGACTACTCGCACGTCCTGGTGGCGACGGAAGATCCAGGCGGCTATCGCCTCGCCGGCGCGGTCGCGGCGCCTACGCGCATCGGGTTCTCGAACGGCTGGGGCAAACCGTTCAAAAGCTTGTGGGCGCGGAGGTTTCTCACGGCCACCATCTACCGCAGCGCGGGAGTCGACCGGCGCGCGCGGCACGAGTGCGATGTGTTGTTCGGCCTCGGCGCACCACTGATCGGTGAAGAGCGGCCTACCAAAGACGCCTCCGAGCTGCGCACGCTCGTGCTCGAACGCGAGCCGCAGCCCGACGAACGCGTCGCCGTACAGATAACGACGAAATGGGAACGCCTCGATATCCCGCTGGAGCATGTCGTCGAACTCGTCCGAAGGCTGGCTGCGAGTGCGGAGTTGCGATTACTCTCGGCTCGAGCCGAAGCGCCCTACGCGGAGCGTGTCGCGCAGGCGACGGACGCGGCGATCGATTATTTCGACGATTTGGTCGAATGGAAGGCCGCGATCGGCGCGGCGCCCGCGCTCGTCGCGCCGGACTCCGGTGCGATGCACGTGGCCGGAACGGTGGGCACACCCGTCGTCGGCGTCTTTCCTCCGGGTCGCAACTTCGCGCTGCAAGTGGATCGCTGGGCGCCGTGGGCTGCGCGCCACCGGATCGTCGGCGCCGGCGACTGCTGGCCGGAGCGCGCGGCGGGCGCGCTCGCGGACCTGCTCTCGGTGTGA
- a CDS encoding SDR family NAD(P)-dependent oxidoreductase yields the protein MKLAGKVAIVIGASGDIGSATVRALAAQGANVVLAAPASEINVLGRLAGEVELLGLRALAVATDVTVRADIDRLVKTTLDTFGTIDVLANVAGLGSSPALCDDTDEELQRVVEVNLLGSARMIHAVLPVMMARGRGAIVNVGSIAGEAGVMGIYSASKFGLRGLTDTVRREARSSKVGVTLIEPGFVRSRMNVAMGDGLPSPDIVARAVVRAVFRPRRCVIVPRYYAVPIVIAKLFPGLVDRVFGNARIQRRLNRDARAERAQRAERASL from the coding sequence ATGAAGCTCGCCGGCAAAGTTGCGATCGTAATCGGCGCGTCGGGCGACATCGGGTCTGCGACAGTTCGCGCGCTCGCGGCGCAGGGCGCGAACGTCGTGCTGGCCGCTCCGGCGAGCGAGATCAACGTTCTCGGGCGGCTCGCAGGCGAGGTCGAACTGCTCGGCCTTCGCGCTCTGGCGGTCGCGACCGACGTCACCGTTCGCGCCGACATCGATCGCCTCGTCAAGACCACGCTGGACACATTCGGAACGATCGACGTGTTGGCAAACGTCGCGGGCCTCGGCTCGAGTCCGGCCCTGTGCGACGACACCGACGAGGAGCTGCAGCGCGTTGTCGAGGTAAATCTGCTCGGCTCCGCGCGCATGATTCACGCGGTGCTTCCCGTAATGATGGCACGCGGCCGCGGCGCGATCGTTAACGTCGGATCAATCGCGGGCGAAGCGGGCGTGATGGGGATCTACTCGGCGTCGAAGTTTGGCCTGCGCGGGCTCACCGATACGGTACGGCGCGAGGCGCGCAGCTCGAAAGTCGGCGTGACGCTAATCGAGCCCGGCTTCGTTCGCAGCCGGATGAACGTCGCGATGGGCGACGGGCTTCCGAGCCCCGATATCGTGGCTCGCGCCGTGGTGCGCGCCGTATTTCGCCCGCGGCGCTGCGTGATCGTGCCGCGTTACTACGCCGTCCCGATCGTGATCGCTAAGCTCTTCCCGGGGCTCGTCGACCGAGTCTTCGGCAACGCACGAATTCAGCGGCGCCTCAACCGAGACGCGCGCGCCGAACGAGCGCAACGGGCCGAACGAGCCTCGCTGTGA
- a CDS encoding glycosyltransferase: MTLLVIVLLVANAAFGIRSLKVMLRSRARIEPREPDPTLPALSIIVPARNEADRIQRCVRSLLATDYPDFEVVAVDDCSQDATRSILDGIAAEHSRLRVVGGLPLPAGWVGKPWALTQGARAARGEWLLFTDADTEHEPPGASSAMRYALDNGCDAVSLLCDQETIGIAERTLLPTILFVILLGIGPLDDVNDPHKRDVAIFNGQYVLVSRRAYDAIGGHAAVRDEIAEDLELARRFKRDGRFRIALLGANGLVRTRMYRSFAEIWRGFVKNFAIGARGQPVRAAAGVALLACVSLTPVAAIGLFARHAWLAGFALALAAASIAAIAEAGMRLARFRAGAGLGVHLGLAVTLAIFATSLFCTYVGRGVEWRGRRYGGGFPERGQI; this comes from the coding sequence TTGACGTTGCTCGTCATCGTTTTGCTCGTCGCGAACGCTGCGTTCGGGATTCGCTCGCTCAAGGTCATGCTGCGTTCGCGTGCGCGCATCGAACCGCGCGAGCCCGATCCAACGCTGCCGGCTCTGTCGATAATAGTTCCCGCGCGCAACGAGGCAGACCGCATCCAGCGCTGCGTGCGTTCGCTGCTCGCGACGGACTATCCGGATTTCGAAGTCGTCGCGGTCGACGATTGCTCGCAGGACGCGACGCGCAGCATCCTCGACGGCATCGCGGCGGAGCATTCGCGCCTGCGCGTCGTCGGTGGTTTGCCGCTTCCCGCGGGCTGGGTGGGCAAGCCTTGGGCGCTCACGCAGGGTGCTCGGGCTGCGCGCGGGGAGTGGCTCCTCTTTACCGACGCCGACACCGAGCACGAACCGCCGGGAGCGTCCTCGGCTATGCGCTACGCGCTCGACAACGGATGCGACGCCGTGAGCCTGCTGTGCGATCAGGAGACGATCGGTATCGCGGAGCGCACGCTGTTGCCGACGATCCTGTTCGTCATTCTGCTCGGGATCGGGCCGCTGGACGACGTCAACGATCCGCATAAGCGCGACGTCGCGATCTTCAACGGGCAGTACGTGCTCGTGTCGCGGCGAGCCTACGACGCGATCGGCGGGCACGCCGCGGTTCGCGACGAGATCGCGGAAGACTTGGAGCTCGCCCGGCGATTCAAGCGCGACGGGCGGTTCCGCATCGCACTGCTCGGCGCGAACGGTCTGGTGCGCACGCGCATGTATCGATCGTTCGCGGAGATCTGGCGCGGCTTCGTCAAGAACTTCGCGATCGGGGCGCGCGGGCAGCCGGTCCGCGCCGCGGCCGGCGTCGCGTTGCTGGCGTGCGTGTCGCTCACGCCGGTCGCGGCGATAGGGCTGTTCGCGCGACACGCCTGGCTCGCCGGCTTCGCCCTGGCGTTGGCCGCCGCGTCGATCGCCGCGATCGCCGAAGCCGGGATGCGGCTCGCGCGCTTCCGCGCCGGCGCCGGTTTGGGCGTTCATCTCGGTCTCGCCGTGACGCTCGCGATCTTTGCCACGTCGCTCTTCTGCACGTACGTCGGGCGCGGCGTGGAATGGCGTGGCCGCCGCTACGGCGGGGGTTTCCCCGAGCGCGGACAAATCTAG
- the rlmN gene encoding 23S rRNA (adenine(2503)-C(2))-methyltransferase RlmN: MNRDPQAIWLRDVVNRAGSADATEFARRYELKPYRLAQIYRAAAKELIENVGDVTTLPKELCAAFTESGVTFSSLEPEVLQESSDRQTTKVLFRLRDGKEVEAVLMEHRGERTTLCISSQAGCAFACAFCSTGQAGFSRNLTAGEIFDQALFLARRLATRGKRVTNVVFMGMGEPFHNYAAVMDAVALLNDPHGFGLGHRHITISTVGIVDKIDAFADEHLQVNLAISLHAPTDELRSKLMPINRRFPLAELMAACERYVAKTNRKIFFEYVMLDGVNDDAACARALAKLMRGHLYHVNLIPYNSTPDAAFAATPEAKIWKFAAIPDEAGVPVTVRQNMGRDIAAACGQLRAETQPKAHASSS; encoded by the coding sequence GTGAATCGCGATCCGCAAGCGATCTGGCTGCGCGACGTCGTCAACCGTGCCGGTAGCGCCGACGCCACCGAGTTCGCGCGCAGATACGAGCTGAAGCCGTATCGTCTCGCGCAGATCTATCGCGCCGCAGCGAAGGAGCTGATCGAAAACGTCGGCGACGTCACGACGTTGCCCAAGGAGCTGTGCGCGGCGTTCACCGAGAGCGGCGTGACGTTCTCGTCGCTCGAGCCGGAGGTACTGCAAGAGTCGTCGGATCGTCAGACGACCAAGGTTCTCTTTCGGCTCCGCGACGGTAAGGAGGTCGAGGCCGTGCTGATGGAGCACCGCGGCGAGCGGACGACGCTCTGCATTTCGTCGCAGGCCGGCTGCGCGTTCGCTTGCGCGTTCTGTTCGACCGGCCAAGCGGGATTCAGCCGCAACCTCACCGCCGGCGAGATCTTCGACCAGGCGCTGTTCCTGGCGCGCCGGCTCGCGACGCGCGGGAAGCGCGTCACCAACGTGGTCTTCATGGGCATGGGCGAGCCGTTCCACAATTACGCCGCCGTCATGGACGCGGTGGCGCTGCTTAACGATCCGCACGGCTTCGGCCTAGGGCATCGCCACATCACGATCTCGACCGTCGGCATCGTCGACAAGATCGACGCGTTTGCCGACGAGCATCTGCAGGTCAACCTCGCGATATCGCTGCACGCACCGACCGACGAGCTGCGCTCGAAGCTGATGCCGATCAACCGGCGCTTCCCGCTCGCGGAACTGATGGCGGCCTGCGAGCGCTACGTCGCAAAGACCAACCGCAAGATCTTTTTCGAGTACGTGATGCTCGACGGCGTCAACGACGACGCGGCCTGTGCGCGCGCTCTCGCGAAACTCATGCGCGGCCACCTATATCACGTGAACTTGATTCCCTACAACTCGACGCCCGACGCCGCGTTCGCAGCGACGCCCGAAGCCAAGATCTGGAAGTTCGCAGCGATCCCGGACGAGGCCGGCGTGCCGGTTACCGTGCGGCAGAATATGGGCCGCGACATCGCCGCCGCGTGCGGCCAACTCCGCGCGGAAACCCAGCCCAAGGCGCACGCTTCGTCATCCTGA
- a CDS encoding SDR family NAD(P)-dependent oxidoreductase, with protein MSPPRGVVVSGASTGIGAATAVLLARSGYVAFAGVRNEADAARLRAEHANVRPVFLEVTDDASIADAMREVVSSGVELFGVVSNAGIARGGPLEHIPIPALRKLFDVNVLGALALVQAALARLPSPGGRVVFVGSIAGRLAMPYNAAYSASKFALRAIADGLRFELAPAAIAVSLIEAPSVDTPIWRKGVESRERVVAALGDGARPHYRPALENLLRFVQSQQGRGMPAERVALAILHALAAPRPKARYVLGSAHGLNVLALLPLRLRDRIVRAVQHLP; from the coding sequence GTGAGCCCTCCGCGAGGCGTCGTCGTCAGCGGCGCCTCGACGGGAATCGGCGCGGCAACGGCCGTGCTCCTCGCGCGTTCGGGTTACGTCGCGTTCGCCGGCGTCCGCAACGAGGCCGACGCCGCGCGGCTGCGCGCCGAACACGCGAACGTCCGACCGGTCTTTCTCGAAGTCACCGACGACGCGTCGATCGCGGACGCGATGCGCGAGGTCGTGTCCAGCGGCGTAGAGTTGTTCGGCGTGGTCAGCAATGCCGGTATCGCGAGGGGCGGTCCGCTCGAGCACATCCCGATTCCCGCGCTGCGCAAGCTGTTCGACGTGAACGTCCTCGGTGCGTTGGCGCTCGTGCAAGCCGCGCTGGCGCGTCTTCCATCGCCGGGAGGGCGGGTCGTCTTCGTGGGGTCGATCGCGGGCCGCTTGGCGATGCCCTACAACGCAGCGTACAGCGCATCGAAATTCGCCCTTCGCGCCATTGCCGACGGTCTGCGGTTCGAGCTCGCGCCGGCGGCCATCGCGGTCTCACTCATCGAGGCGCCCTCGGTCGACACGCCGATCTGGCGCAAGGGCGTCGAGTCGCGCGAGCGCGTGGTCGCCGCGCTGGGCGACGGCGCACGCCCGCACTACCGTCCCGCGCTCGAGAACCTCCTGCGCTTCGTCCAATCGCAACAGGGAAGGGGAATGCCGGCCGAGCGTGTGGCGCTAGCGATCCTGCACGCACTCGCCGCGCCGCGCCCGAAGGCGCGCTACGTGCTCGGCTCGGCCCACGGCCTGAACGTCCTCGCGCTGCTGCCGCTGCGCCTGCGCGACCGCATCGTCCGCGCCGTCCAGCACCTACCTTGA
- a CDS encoding glycine--tRNA ligase — protein METAATPARVTMEEITALAKRRGFIFQSSEIYGGINGFWDYGPLGAVLKSNVKRAWWRDTVELRSDVVAFDSAIVMHPLVWKASGHVDAFHDVMIDCKVCKHRFRYDQLPDRSQCPDCGSKGSFTEPRNFNLMMRTWVGPMEDTSSVAYLRPETAQGIFVNFKNIYQTARKRPPFGVAQIGKSFRNEITPGNFTFRLREFEQAELEYFVPDDGKDMGSFAEWVERRKAWYASYGIESERLRFYELSEAERPHYAKAGVDVEYLFPWGWGELESIAHRGTYDLDAHMKLSGKDLRFFDEAGKTHYTPLLIESSAGVDRTVLTFLIDAYERERSVDPNGKETERTVLRFHPQIAPVQVAVFSLARNKPELVERAVGIEAALRTSFRTQYDEGNIGQLYRRQDEIGTPFCVTVDYETLGDASVTVRARDSMQQDRVAGDALQSYLGEKL, from the coding sequence ATGGAAACCGCGGCGACGCCTGCGCGCGTCACGATGGAAGAGATCACCGCGCTCGCGAAGCGGCGCGGCTTCATCTTTCAGTCGAGCGAGATCTACGGCGGCATCAACGGATTTTGGGACTACGGCCCGCTGGGCGCGGTCCTGAAGAGCAACGTCAAGCGAGCGTGGTGGCGGGACACAGTGGAGCTGCGCAGCGACGTCGTCGCCTTCGACTCCGCGATCGTAATGCATCCGCTCGTCTGGAAGGCGTCGGGCCACGTCGATGCGTTTCACGACGTGATGATCGACTGCAAGGTCTGCAAGCATCGCTTTCGATACGATCAGCTCCCCGACAGATCGCAGTGCCCCGACTGCGGAAGCAAAGGCTCCTTCACGGAGCCGCGCAACTTCAACTTGATGATGCGCACCTGGGTCGGACCGATGGAAGACACGTCGTCCGTCGCCTACCTGCGCCCCGAAACCGCTCAAGGCATCTTCGTCAATTTCAAAAACATCTATCAGACCGCCCGCAAACGGCCGCCCTTCGGCGTGGCGCAGATCGGCAAGTCGTTTCGCAACGAGATCACGCCCGGCAACTTCACGTTCCGGCTGCGCGAATTCGAGCAGGCCGAGCTGGAGTACTTCGTCCCCGACGACGGAAAAGACATGGGCTCTTTCGCCGAATGGGTGGAGCGCCGGAAGGCCTGGTACGCGAGCTACGGGATCGAATCGGAACGATTGCGCTTCTACGAGCTGAGCGAGGCGGAGCGCCCGCACTACGCCAAGGCCGGCGTCGACGTGGAGTATCTCTTTCCGTGGGGCTGGGGCGAGCTCGAATCGATCGCGCACCGCGGAACGTACGACCTGGACGCTCACATGAAGCTCTCGGGCAAGGACCTGCGCTTCTTCGACGAGGCCGGCAAGACGCACTATACACCGCTGCTGATCGAGAGCTCGGCTGGCGTCGATCGCACGGTCCTCACGTTCCTCATCGACGCGTACGAGCGCGAGCGCAGCGTCGACCCAAACGGCAAGGAGACGGAGCGCACGGTGCTGCGGTTTCACCCGCAGATCGCGCCCGTTCAGGTGGCCGTTTTCTCGCTGGCGCGCAACAAGCCGGAGTTGGTGGAGCGTGCGGTCGGCATCGAGGCGGCGCTGCGGACGTCGTTTCGAACGCAGTACGACGAAGGCAACATCGGTCAGCTCTACCGCCGCCAGGACGAGATCGGCACGCCGTTCTGCGTCACGGTCGATTACGAGACGCTCGGCGACGCAAGCGTGACCGTTCGGGCCCGCGACTCGATGCAGCAGGACCGCGTCGCGGGTGACGCGCTGCAATCGTATCTCGGCGAAAAACTGTGA
- a CDS encoding heavy metal-binding domain-containing protein: MIANDNIVTFDRLDGYRTTRTFGYVSGSALRPRNRLRSTFRSLGMLIGLASAEFLSDAEQLRAEALEALRKRADALGANAVIGLQFFVSEGEDGACEVVAFGQAVYVTEQT; the protein is encoded by the coding sequence GTGATCGCGAACGACAACATCGTCACGTTCGACCGGCTCGACGGCTATCGCACGACGCGGACGTTCGGCTACGTCTCGGGCTCGGCGCTGCGTCCGCGCAACCGGCTCCGCTCGACGTTTCGCAGCCTGGGTATGCTGATCGGCCTCGCCAGCGCCGAGTTTCTCAGCGACGCAGAGCAGCTGCGCGCCGAGGCCCTCGAGGCGTTACGTAAGCGGGCCGACGCGCTCGGAGCGAATGCGGTGATCGGGCTGCAGTTCTTCGTCTCGGAAGGCGAGGACGGCGCCTGCGAGGTCGTGGCGTTCGGTCAGGCCGTTTACGTGACGGAGCAGACTTAG
- a CDS encoding uracil-DNA glycosylase, protein MNDASREQRLAEAAAAAAACRRCAIGYERRNNVYGEGDPFARLMVVGEGPGETEDELGRPFVGRAGQLLDRMLLAIGLPRERVYICNTVKCRPTFSGPNGPRNRAPDAQEMENCRPFLEEQIAIVAPEVILALGSPAAKWFLGSDFQITRMRGRWYIGPGDTPLMVTFHPAYILRQTGGQIEGVKRLVWDDLKAVRVKLDEPPVAVETVEIRQGTLFE, encoded by the coding sequence ATGAACGACGCGTCGCGCGAGCAGCGGCTCGCCGAGGCCGCCGCCGCCGCGGCCGCATGCAGACGGTGTGCGATCGGTTACGAGCGGCGCAACAACGTCTACGGCGAGGGAGATCCGTTCGCGCGGCTCATGGTCGTCGGCGAAGGGCCGGGCGAGACGGAGGACGAGCTCGGGCGCCCGTTCGTCGGCCGCGCGGGTCAGCTGCTCGACCGGATGCTGTTGGCCATCGGGCTGCCGCGCGAACGAGTCTACATCTGCAACACCGTCAAGTGCCGGCCGACGTTTTCGGGTCCGAACGGGCCGCGCAATCGCGCGCCGGACGCGCAGGAGATGGAGAACTGCCGTCCGTTTCTGGAAGAGCAGATCGCGATCGTCGCGCCCGAAGTCATCTTGGCGCTCGGATCGCCCGCGGCGAAGTGGTTCTTGGGAAGCGACTTTCAAATTACGCGCATGCGCGGCCGATGGTACATCGGTCCGGGCGACACGCCGCTAATGGTCACGTTCCACCCGGCGTACATCCTGCGTCAAACCGGCGGTCAGATCGAGGGCGTCAAGCGCCTCGTCTGGGACGATCTCAAGGCCGTCCGCGTGAAGCTCGACGAGCCGCCGGTCGCCGTCGAGACGGTCGAGATCCGGCAAGGGACGCTCTTCGAGTGA